Proteins encoded within one genomic window of Amorphoplanes friuliensis DSM 7358:
- a CDS encoding DUF742 domain-containing protein: protein MIPYTAEQPPPAWTPPAPGPRAPEPEDDLVVRPFMLTGGRTRPLHDGLRIETLLHASPAALSAPLRFESRRIVELCQAPMSIADLAVALKVPLGVIRVIVADLVTDGYLRIEEQLGELPIALIERIRDRVRAL, encoded by the coding sequence ATGATCCCGTACACCGCCGAGCAGCCGCCGCCCGCGTGGACGCCACCCGCGCCGGGTCCTCGTGCTCCAGAGCCCGAGGACGACCTCGTGGTGCGCCCGTTCATGCTCACCGGCGGGCGGACCCGTCCGCTGCACGACGGGCTGCGCATCGAGACGCTGCTGCACGCCTCGCCCGCGGCGCTGTCGGCACCGTTGCGTTTCGAGTCGCGGCGCATCGTCGAGCTGTGCCAGGCGCCGATGTCCATCGCGGACCTCGCCGTGGCGCTGAAGGTGCCGCTCGGTGTCATCCGGGTGATCGTCGCCGACCTGGTCACCGACGGTTATCTGCGCATCGAGGAGCAGCTCGGCGAGCTGCCCATCGCATTGATCGAAAGGATCAGGGATCGTGTACGGGCGCTTTAG
- a CDS encoding ATP/GTP-binding protein, whose translation MVYGRFSEPAPTPAPLPPVAVKIVISGGFGVGKTTFVGAISEIEPLVTEAEMTERSIGIDDTSAVSAKTTTTVALDFGRITLDDALLLYLFGTPGQDRFAFLWDDLVDGALGAVVLLDVRRIEDCFPAIDYFEEHEIPFLIGVNTFDRSQRFDLEEVRDALGIGPDVPILDCDARHRESVKNVLVALTEEVLTKRLSRERPVPTW comes from the coding sequence ATCGTGTACGGGCGCTTTAGTGAACCGGCGCCGACGCCGGCGCCGCTGCCGCCGGTGGCGGTCAAGATCGTGATCAGTGGTGGTTTCGGCGTGGGCAAGACGACCTTCGTAGGCGCGATCTCGGAGATCGAGCCGCTGGTCACCGAGGCCGAGATGACCGAGCGGTCGATCGGCATCGACGACACCTCGGCGGTGTCGGCCAAGACGACCACGACCGTGGCGCTCGACTTCGGCCGCATCACCCTCGACGACGCGCTGCTGCTGTACCTGTTCGGCACCCCCGGCCAGGACCGGTTCGCGTTCCTCTGGGACGACCTGGTCGACGGTGCGCTCGGCGCCGTGGTGCTGCTCGACGTGCGCCGCATCGAGGACTGCTTCCCCGCGATCGACTATTTCGAGGAACATGAGATCCCGTTCCTGATCGGGGTCAACACCTTCGACCGGTCCCAGCGCTTCGACCTCGAGGAGGTCCGCGACGCGCTGGGCATCGGGCCGGACGTGCCCATCCTGGACTGCGACGCCCGGCACCGTGAGTCGGTCAAGAACGTCCTGGTCGCCCTGACCGAGGAGGTTCTCACCAAGCGGCTGAGCCGCGAACGGCCGGTGCCGACGTGGTAG
- a CDS encoding ABC transporter substrate-binding protein, which yields MLRTRRLAALLSVLALAACGDSATAIVAPPGVERTPCGNVSIAVNPWVGYEANVAVVSYLLKQELGCTVAEKDLTEDESWKGLASGEVDAILENWGHDDLKKTYIDDKKVAVEQGLTGNKGVIGWYVPPWMAKEYPNITKWKNLNEFADRFKTAKSDGKGQLLGGDPSFVTNDAALIKNLKLNYSVVYAGSEDALIAAFRKAEKDKKPLIGYFYTPQWLLSEIDLVHIPLPIYKPGCDADPDTVACDYQPYDLDKIARKAFVDSGSPAADLIKNFRWTNDDQNAVARDITVKKLSRDDAAKRWLDSHRSTWQAWLPR from the coding sequence ATGCTGAGAACGCGCCGGCTGGCGGCCCTCCTGAGCGTGCTGGCCCTCGCTGCCTGCGGTGACTCGGCGACCGCGATCGTCGCGCCGCCGGGGGTCGAGCGCACGCCCTGCGGCAACGTCTCGATCGCCGTGAACCCCTGGGTCGGTTACGAGGCCAACGTGGCCGTGGTCAGCTATCTGCTCAAGCAGGAGCTGGGCTGCACGGTGGCCGAGAAGGACCTCACCGAGGACGAGTCGTGGAAGGGCCTGGCCAGCGGCGAGGTCGACGCCATCCTGGAGAACTGGGGCCACGACGACCTCAAGAAGACCTACATCGACGACAAGAAGGTCGCCGTCGAGCAGGGCCTGACCGGCAACAAGGGTGTCATCGGCTGGTACGTGCCGCCGTGGATGGCCAAGGAATACCCGAACATCACCAAGTGGAAGAACCTCAACGAGTTCGCCGACCGCTTCAAGACGGCGAAGTCCGACGGCAAGGGCCAGCTGCTGGGTGGCGACCCGTCGTTCGTCACCAACGACGCCGCCCTGATCAAGAACCTCAAACTCAACTACAGCGTCGTGTACGCCGGCAGCGAGGACGCGCTCATCGCCGCGTTCCGCAAGGCCGAGAAGGACAAGAAGCCGCTGATCGGGTACTTCTACACGCCGCAGTGGCTGCTGTCGGAGATTGATCTGGTGCACATCCCGCTGCCGATCTACAAACCCGGCTGCGACGCCGACCCGGACACCGTGGCCTGCGACTACCAGCCGTACGACCTCGACAAGATCGCGCGGAAGGCGTTCGTCGACTCGGGCAGCCCGGCGGCCGACCTGATCAAGAACTTCCGCTGGACCAACGACGACCAGAACGCCGTGGCCCGCGACATCACCGTCAAGAAGCTGTCCCGCGACGACGCCGCGAAACGCTGGCTGGACTCGCACCGCTCGACCTGGCAGGCCTGGCTCCCCCGCTGA
- a CDS encoding GGDEF domain-containing protein, producing the protein MADERASLGRISGAVAGSALLWFAVNAVHPVGPSLLLWLPTLAAGLVLTAALLRTSRVEGLPLPTRLFWRRLSIAAGSASVALAAQAYDVWRNPDSGGAHVTPVLIAGAALAQLFIVYALLRLPLGDRQPGALLRVVLDAGTVMLAAAVFLWHFQTRHLVGAEGFGLIGSLILTVTGMVAVFSVVKVVLSGHRYVDRGSLRLLATAVLVGTLAPALQPYLQESFPHLFATMVGNPACFFVAVLAAERQRRGSSQPGADRDRRPFSLFPYVAVAAVDVLLVQVAFDAGLADDVVVVLAAVVLTALVALRQVTALIDNGELVRRLDHSATHDALTQLPNRVLFHRRLEAALASPSTAPVVVALLDLDGFKQVNDTLGHDAGDRLLIVVARRLGACVREGDTVARLGGDEFVVVMGDAGAEVAEDVARRMLDALAEPVLLGDAEVPIGASIGLAAGHSGADAGELLRRADIAMYAAKAAPGSAVRHFTEELTTADRLVVSRPG; encoded by the coding sequence GTGGCCGATGAGCGGGCAAGCCTGGGCCGGATCTCCGGTGCGGTAGCCGGCTCCGCGCTGCTCTGGTTCGCGGTCAACGCTGTGCATCCGGTCGGGCCCTCGTTGCTGTTGTGGCTGCCCACCCTGGCCGCGGGTCTGGTGCTCACCGCCGCGCTGCTGCGGACCTCGCGGGTCGAAGGGCTGCCGCTGCCGACGCGGCTCTTCTGGCGGAGGCTCTCCATCGCCGCCGGGTCGGCTTCCGTGGCGCTGGCCGCGCAGGCCTACGACGTCTGGCGCAATCCGGACAGCGGGGGAGCGCACGTCACTCCCGTGCTGATCGCCGGGGCTGCGCTCGCTCAGCTGTTCATCGTCTACGCGCTCCTGCGGCTGCCACTCGGTGACCGGCAGCCCGGTGCGCTGCTGCGGGTCGTTCTCGACGCCGGCACCGTCATGCTCGCCGCCGCCGTTTTCCTCTGGCACTTCCAGACGCGTCACCTGGTCGGTGCCGAGGGTTTCGGTCTGATCGGCTCCCTGATCCTCACGGTCACCGGGATGGTCGCCGTCTTCTCGGTGGTCAAGGTCGTTCTTTCCGGCCACCGGTACGTGGACAGAGGCTCGTTACGGCTGCTCGCCACGGCGGTGCTGGTCGGCACGCTGGCTCCCGCGCTGCAGCCGTACCTGCAGGAGTCGTTCCCGCACCTGTTCGCCACCATGGTCGGCAATCCGGCCTGCTTCTTCGTGGCCGTGCTCGCCGCGGAGAGGCAGCGGCGGGGCAGTTCTCAGCCCGGCGCCGACCGCGACCGGCGGCCGTTCAGCCTTTTCCCGTACGTCGCAGTGGCGGCCGTGGACGTGCTGCTGGTCCAGGTCGCCTTCGATGCCGGTCTGGCCGACGACGTGGTTGTCGTGCTGGCGGCCGTGGTCCTGACCGCTCTGGTGGCGCTGCGGCAGGTGACCGCGCTGATCGACAACGGGGAGCTGGTGCGGCGCCTGGACCACAGCGCCACCCACGACGCGCTCACGCAGCTGCCCAACCGGGTGCTGTTCCACCGGCGTCTGGAGGCCGCGCTGGCCTCGCCGTCGACCGCGCCCGTCGTGGTGGCGCTGCTCGACCTCGACGGGTTCAAGCAGGTCAACGACACGCTCGGGCACGACGCCGGCGACCGGTTGCTGATCGTGGTGGCGCGGCGGCTGGGTGCGTGTGTCCGCGAGGGTGACACCGTGGCGCGGCTCGGCGGTGACGAGTTCGTCGTCGTGATGGGGGACGCCGGGGCCGAGGTGGCCGAGGACGTCGCGCGGCGGATGCTCGACGCACTCGCCGAGCCGGTGCTTCTCGGCGACGCCGAGGTGCCGATAGGTGCCAGCATCGGTCTCGCCGCCGGCCACAGCGGCGCCGACGCGGGTGAGCTGCTGCGCCGGGCGGACATCGCGATGTACGCCGCCAAGGCCGCCCCGGGCAGCGCGGTGCGGCACTTCACCGAGGAGCTGACCACCGCGGACCGGCTCGTGGTGAGCCGGCCCGGGTAG
- a CDS encoding DUF805 domain-containing protein — MQHYLSAFRHYADYRGRARRAEYWMFLVFHLLVLAALITLGATVFEEIFSLALVYYLATVIPLTALIARRLHDVGYTGWLQLVSLLPFCFIVVLIFMALPGTPGPNQYGPPA; from the coding sequence ATGCAGCACTATCTTTCGGCGTTTCGGCACTATGCCGACTATCGGGGCCGGGCGCGCCGGGCCGAGTACTGGATGTTCCTGGTCTTCCACCTGCTGGTGCTGGCCGCCCTGATCACGCTGGGCGCGACCGTCTTCGAGGAGATCTTCAGTCTGGCCCTCGTCTACTACCTCGCGACGGTGATCCCGTTGACGGCGTTGATCGCGCGGCGGTTGCACGACGTGGGTTACACCGGGTGGTTGCAGCTCGTCAGCCTGCTGCCGTTCTGCTTCATCGTGGTCCTGATCTTCATGGCCCTTCCCGGTACGCCCGGACCGAACCAGTACGGGCCACCGGCGTGA
- a CDS encoding protein kinase domain-containing protein, with product MTTDTELVPLGDDPAGTVLAGVDAGTGEAYAVKLLPGRPDRRTRTALDAELRTLAGLRERAPILAADGVEDLADGRPGLRMELCSQSLAELVAAFGPLSVPDAVALGRSLAEALAAAHGAGVVHGAVTPGNVLFRASGEAVLSDFGLVLRRAFPADPARALGFVAPETLRDGTLDERSDLYGLGAVLHLALTGAPPHPGRPGEPDSERLLRVLTEPVPPIDRDGLPAAVAELVGALLDRNPDRRPADAATVVQRIGGTTTAPQPRGEPLLVFGPGRRSPLRMPPKVAVALALVAAAGLLFWVNRPDDLDMPALPPPAVASAAAPSAPTVRLELAEVTDRGNVADLAWRSSEPLSFAIIVAGEGRPSRTIIAQQATTYSVPIDPVRKYCFLVQATNGVDIFTTAPRSIRGAVCKENQPGGRSPR from the coding sequence ATGACAACCGACACGGAGCTGGTGCCGCTGGGCGACGACCCGGCCGGCACGGTGCTGGCCGGTGTCGACGCAGGCACCGGTGAGGCGTACGCGGTGAAGCTCCTCCCGGGCCGGCCCGACCGGCGGACCCGGACCGCTCTGGACGCGGAGCTGCGCACGCTCGCCGGGCTGCGCGAGCGTGCGCCGATCCTGGCCGCCGACGGGGTCGAGGATCTCGCCGACGGCCGGCCGGGTCTGCGGATGGAGTTGTGCAGCCAGTCGCTGGCGGAGCTGGTCGCGGCGTTCGGCCCGCTGAGCGTCCCGGACGCGGTGGCGCTGGGCCGGTCGCTGGCGGAGGCCCTGGCGGCCGCGCACGGGGCCGGCGTGGTGCACGGCGCGGTGACACCCGGCAACGTGTTGTTCCGCGCCTCCGGGGAGGCGGTCCTCAGCGACTTCGGCCTGGTGCTGCGCCGCGCTTTCCCGGCCGACCCCGCGCGGGCGCTGGGCTTCGTCGCCCCGGAGACGCTGCGGGACGGCACGCTCGACGAGCGTTCCGACCTGTACGGCCTCGGCGCCGTCCTGCACCTGGCCCTGACGGGTGCCCCGCCGCACCCCGGCCGGCCCGGCGAGCCGGACAGTGAACGGCTGCTGCGGGTGCTGACCGAGCCGGTGCCGCCGATCGACCGTGACGGGCTGCCGGCGGCCGTCGCCGAGCTGGTGGGGGCCCTGCTGGACCGCAACCCCGACCGGCGCCCGGCCGATGCCGCGACCGTCGTGCAGCGGATCGGTGGCACCACCACCGCACCGCAGCCGCGGGGTGAGCCGCTGCTGGTGTTCGGGCCGGGCCGGCGGTCACCTCTGCGGATGCCGCCCAAGGTTGCCGTCGCGCTCGCTCTCGTCGCCGCGGCGGGCCTGCTGTTCTGGGTGAACCGGCCGGACGACCTCGACATGCCCGCGCTGCCGCCACCGGCTGTCGCCTCGGCCGCGGCACCCAGCGCCCCGACCGTACGCCTGGAGCTGGCCGAGGTCACCGACCGTGGCAACGTCGCCGACCTGGCCTGGCGCAGCAGTGAGCCGCTCAGCTTCGCGATCATCGTCGCCGGTGAGGGCCGGCCGTCGCGCACGATCATCGCCCAGCAGGCCACGACCTATTCGGTGCCGATCGACCCGGTCCGGAAGTACTGCTTCCTGGTGCAGGCGACCAACGGCGTCGACATCTTCACCACCGCGCCGAGGTCGATCCGCGGTGCGGTGTGCAAGGAGAATCAGCCCGGTGGCCGCAGCCCGCGGTGA
- a CDS encoding transglutaminase-like domain-containing protein, producing the protein MRLRTTGVVLAAACAGMLFAPVFGVTALLLPVGVPATAVLVVALLCTTPRLQEWRPVLAVLAGLLAVVETLLWPTTVAGLPTTTTLRALVTGGTDSWQLVLQSTWPARSDPALLLFVPLLVVLVAVLGVELLHRLRSPLPALLPSLALAGLTQLYASLAPGPALIAALVYAAIAGTLLFRGSWPRIVPAAAVASVAAVGAALLVPAGEPRFSLARNQAAPLPDTGLASPLDELAGRLGDPFRPVFRVRGATDVDRWPVVVLDGFDGVNWVPAGRFRRLGAELAPGPAVTVPAGERTATIELPAGQGPWLPSQTWPSRAEGVTPLVAEHQGTLLLPESTGAVTYDLSWWQPQTAVDTLAEAAIDPSAPGGLGEIGTMPPEVEALATTAVRGNRPSFATAAALENWFRDNYKIAIGSPLPAGHGWPQLTDFLLTTRRGTSEQFAAAYVALARFLGIPARLAVGYRMPVQADPDGFVTVRNGDVLAWPEVAVRGVGWVPLDPTGGAAASGATSGNGLAALAERARQSLPPPDQLPAPPVASPPAPATSSDSGRPWLLVLLALPLVAWPLGVPLTWGVRSWRRRRRPGAGAVVGAWEEIRDRLRAYGVTVSAGMTVRDLAAAAGPVTDIGTVTEIRRLAPIVDEVLWSGAAPPEERIGEAWSLVRTVRRGLARSGGRRRWWAWIDHRGLRPPG; encoded by the coding sequence GTGAGGCTCCGGACGACCGGTGTGGTCCTCGCCGCCGCCTGCGCCGGGATGCTCTTCGCGCCGGTGTTCGGTGTCACCGCCCTGCTGCTGCCGGTCGGGGTGCCGGCCACGGCGGTGCTGGTGGTGGCTCTGCTGTGCACCACGCCGCGGCTGCAGGAGTGGCGTCCGGTGCTGGCCGTCCTGGCCGGACTCCTCGCCGTCGTGGAGACGCTGCTGTGGCCGACCACGGTCGCGGGCCTGCCGACGACGACCACGCTGCGGGCGCTGGTCACCGGCGGCACCGACTCGTGGCAGCTCGTGCTGCAGTCGACCTGGCCCGCGCGCTCCGATCCGGCGCTGCTGCTCTTCGTGCCACTGCTCGTCGTCCTGGTCGCCGTGCTCGGGGTCGAGCTGCTGCACCGGCTGCGCAGCCCGCTGCCCGCCCTGCTGCCCAGCCTGGCCCTGGCCGGGCTGACCCAGCTCTACGCCAGTCTCGCCCCCGGCCCCGCGCTGATCGCCGCTCTCGTCTACGCCGCGATCGCCGGGACGCTGCTGTTCCGGGGTTCCTGGCCGCGGATCGTCCCGGCGGCCGCGGTGGCGTCGGTGGCCGCCGTCGGCGCGGCGCTGCTGGTCCCGGCCGGCGAGCCACGCTTCTCCCTGGCCCGCAACCAGGCGGCGCCGTTGCCCGACACCGGGCTGGCCAGCCCGCTCGACGAGCTCGCCGGGCGGCTGGGCGACCCGTTCCGGCCGGTCTTCCGCGTCCGGGGTGCGACCGACGTCGACCGCTGGCCGGTGGTGGTGCTCGACGGCTTCGACGGGGTGAACTGGGTGCCCGCCGGCCGGTTCCGCCGTCTCGGCGCCGAGCTGGCACCAGGTCCGGCGGTGACCGTGCCGGCCGGTGAGCGCACCGCGACGATCGAGCTGCCCGCGGGACAGGGGCCGTGGCTGCCGAGCCAGACCTGGCCGTCACGGGCCGAGGGTGTCACCCCGCTGGTCGCCGAGCACCAGGGCACGCTGCTGCTGCCGGAGTCCACCGGTGCGGTGACCTACGACCTGAGCTGGTGGCAGCCGCAGACCGCCGTGGACACGCTGGCCGAGGCGGCGATCGACCCCTCCGCGCCGGGCGGTCTGGGGGAGATCGGCACGATGCCCCCCGAGGTCGAGGCGCTCGCCACCACCGCCGTGCGCGGCAACCGGCCGTCCTTCGCGACCGCCGCGGCCCTGGAGAACTGGTTCCGGGACAACTACAAGATCGCGATCGGCTCCCCGCTGCCGGCCGGGCACGGCTGGCCGCAGCTGACCGACTTCCTGCTCACCACCAGGCGCGGGACGAGCGAGCAGTTCGCGGCGGCGTACGTCGCCCTGGCCCGGTTCCTGGGCATCCCGGCCCGCCTGGCGGTCGGCTACCGGATGCCGGTGCAGGCGGACCCCGACGGGTTTGTCACCGTCCGCAACGGAGACGTGCTGGCCTGGCCGGAGGTGGCGGTCCGCGGTGTCGGCTGGGTGCCCCTCGACCCGACCGGCGGCGCCGCGGCATCCGGGGCCACCAGCGGCAACGGCCTGGCCGCCCTGGCCGAACGCGCCCGGCAGTCACTGCCGCCGCCGGACCAGCTCCCGGCACCGCCCGTGGCGTCGCCGCCGGCACCGGCCACGTCGTCGGATTCGGGCCGGCCGTGGCTGCTGGTGCTGCTCGCCCTGCCGCTGGTCGCCTGGCCGCTGGGGGTGCCCCTGACCTGGGGTGTGCGCTCGTGGCGGCGCCGGCGGCGGCCGGGTGCGGGTGCGGTTGTCGGCGCCTGGGAGGAGATCCGCGACCGGCTGCGGGCGTACGGGGTGACGGTGTCCGCCGGGATGACCGTGCGCGACCTCGCGGCCGCCGCGGGCCCGGTCACCGACATCGGAACCGTCACGGAGATCCGGCGGCTCGCACCGATCGTCGACGAGGTGCTCTGGTCCGGGGCCGCACCGCCCGAGGAGCGGATCGGCGAGGCCTGGTCGCTGGTCCGCACGGTCCGGCGTGGACTGGCCCGGTCCGGCGGCCGGCGCCGGTGGTGGGCCTGGATCGATCACCGCGGGCTGCGGCCACCGGGCTGA
- a CDS encoding DUF58 domain-containing protein, with amino-acid sequence MRVTPRGYALLVVAVLLLVAGFRGRYPLAGVLGATLLGAVLSAVVTTRGSLRITVRRTVYPSRVTRDRPALARLEVTNPGTRRQAPLTATDQAGPVTRTVQVRALLPGAGAVLHYELPTGVRGKWPVGPLTLERRDAFGLARNTLTAAGETTTLWVHPRRVPARVLFGGQRRHHHEGAVTDSALRGSVELTDVREYVPGDEVRLLHWKATARTGRLMVRDLADPQRSRFTVLLDTRSPASGADRFEELVETAASLLGASVGAGQHTSLLTSSGLRLTVEGTAEGARRLLDALSEVARDDRPVDLPEWRGGTLVVVCGAGPGLVPAGWLRHRFTQVHVVAMNGPLDVPGARMLRAETAGDAVRRWNEATG; translated from the coding sequence ATGCGCGTGACCCCGCGCGGTTACGCCCTCCTCGTGGTCGCGGTGCTGCTGCTCGTGGCCGGCTTCCGGGGGCGCTATCCGCTGGCCGGTGTGCTCGGCGCGACCCTGCTCGGTGCGGTGCTGAGCGCCGTGGTGACCACCCGCGGCTCGCTGCGGATCACCGTGCGGCGCACGGTCTATCCGAGCCGGGTCACCCGTGACCGGCCGGCGCTGGCCCGGCTCGAGGTCACCAATCCGGGCACCCGCCGGCAGGCGCCGCTCACCGCCACCGATCAGGCCGGCCCGGTCACCCGTACGGTCCAGGTGCGCGCCCTGCTGCCCGGTGCCGGGGCGGTGCTGCACTACGAGCTGCCCACCGGCGTACGCGGCAAGTGGCCGGTCGGCCCGCTCACGCTGGAACGCCGCGACGCGTTCGGGCTGGCCCGCAACACCCTGACGGCGGCGGGGGAGACGACCACCCTCTGGGTCCACCCCCGGCGGGTGCCGGCCCGGGTGCTGTTCGGCGGCCAGCGGCGGCACCACCACGAGGGCGCGGTCACCGACAGCGCCCTGCGGGGGTCGGTCGAGCTCACCGACGTCCGCGAGTACGTGCCCGGCGACGAGGTGCGGCTGCTGCACTGGAAGGCCACCGCGCGGACCGGCCGGCTCATGGTCCGTGACCTGGCCGACCCGCAACGCAGCCGGTTCACGGTGCTGCTGGACACCCGGTCGCCGGCCTCCGGCGCGGACCGGTTCGAGGAGCTGGTCGAGACCGCCGCGTCGTTGCTGGGTGCGTCTGTCGGCGCCGGTCAGCACACGAGCCTGCTGACCTCCTCGGGCCTGCGGCTGACGGTCGAGGGGACGGCGGAGGGGGCCCGGCGGCTGCTCGACGCGCTCAGCGAGGTGGCCCGCGACGACCGGCCGGTCGATCTGCCGGAGTGGCGCGGCGGCACCCTCGTGGTCGTCTGCGGCGCGGGTCCGGGTCTCGTGCCCGCCGGCTGGCTGCGGCACCGGTTCACCCAGGTCCACGTCGTGGCGATGAACGGGCCGCTCGACGTGCCCGGGGCACGGATGCTGCGGGCGGAGACGGCCGGCGACGCCGTCCGGCGCTGGAACGAGGCGACCGGGTGA
- a CDS encoding AAA family ATPase, which produces MRPAETARIAALIIRNVGQVVRGKPELVRLAVAGLLAEGHLLIEDVPGLGKTTLARCLARSIGGRWSRIQFTPDLLPSDITGVSVYHQRDESFAFHPGAVFAHVVIADEINRGTPKTQSALLEVMAEGQVTVDAETHRVPRPFLVVATQNPIEMEGTYRLPEAQLDRFLMRLTVGYPDQEAEVDVVLGSTGGRSADDLKAVVDPDTLATAVDAVRGMHVDPAVAAYAVRLAAATREHTAVRFGASVRGSIALVRAAQALAAIDGRGFITPDDVKEVAVPVLTHRLVLTPDAELNLRGAGEVVEDVLAATATPMASAGG; this is translated from the coding sequence GTGAGGCCCGCCGAGACGGCCCGCATCGCCGCGCTGATCATCCGCAACGTCGGTCAGGTCGTGCGGGGCAAACCCGAGCTGGTCCGGCTGGCGGTCGCCGGGCTGCTCGCCGAGGGCCACCTGCTGATCGAGGACGTGCCCGGTCTGGGCAAGACGACCCTGGCCCGGTGCCTGGCGCGGAGCATCGGCGGCCGGTGGAGCCGCATCCAGTTCACTCCCGACCTGCTGCCCAGCGACATCACCGGTGTCAGCGTCTACCACCAGCGCGACGAGAGCTTCGCCTTCCACCCCGGTGCGGTCTTCGCCCACGTCGTGATCGCCGACGAGATCAACCGCGGCACACCGAAGACCCAGTCGGCGCTGCTCGAGGTCATGGCCGAGGGCCAGGTGACCGTCGACGCCGAGACCCACCGGGTGCCGAGGCCGTTCCTGGTCGTCGCCACGCAGAACCCCATCGAGATGGAAGGCACCTACCGCCTGCCGGAGGCCCAGCTCGACCGGTTCCTGATGCGGCTGACCGTCGGTTATCCCGACCAGGAGGCCGAGGTCGACGTGGTGCTCGGCAGCACCGGCGGGCGCAGCGCAGACGACCTCAAGGCCGTCGTCGACCCCGACACCCTCGCCACGGCTGTCGACGCCGTGCGCGGGATGCACGTCGACCCGGCGGTCGCGGCCTACGCGGTCCGGCTCGCCGCCGCGACGCGGGAGCACACCGCCGTCCGCTTCGGAGCCAGTGTCCGCGGCAGCATCGCGCTGGTCCGCGCCGCGCAGGCCCTCGCCGCGATCGACGGCCGCGGGTTCATCACGCCCGACGACGTCAAGGAGGTGGCGGTCCCGGTGCTGACCCACCGGCTCGTGCTCACCCCCGACGCCGAGCTCAACCTGCGCGGGGCGGGCGAGGTCGTCGAGGACGTGCTCGCCGCGACCGCCACGCCGATGGCGAGCGCGGGCGGCTGA